A genomic window from Silene latifolia isolate original U9 population chromosome Y, ASM4854445v1, whole genome shotgun sequence includes:
- the LOC141628349 gene encoding uncharacterized protein LOC141628349, whose amino-acid sequence MWQRRWMELIRDYDMDIIYHEGKENVVADVLSRKSVHSLCTNMSLMRLRDEVGKMGIHVVQKGDARGDLTVEQELYDDICQKHALDPRIRGWRAGVGKGTVSRFSIYTDRSVQFDGRWYRKHVVRLYEVPKDIVLDRDARFIYRFWQDLQEMMGTTLKMSTAFYPGTDGKT is encoded by the exons ATGtggcagaggaggtggatggaactTATaagggactatgacatggatatcatataccatgaagggaaagaaaACGTTGTGGCTGatgtgttgagtaggaagagtgtgcattccctATGCACGaatatgtctttgatgaggttaagAGATGAGGTGggtaagatggggatacatgtggtACAAAAAGGGGATGCGAGAGGAGACTTAACAGTGGAGCAAGAACTTTATGACGATATTTGCCAGAAGCATGCTCTTGATCCTAGGATTCGGGGGTGGAGAGCTGGAGTGgggaaagggacagtgtctcggttctctatttaTACAGATAGGAGTGTTcagtttgatgggagatg GTACAGGAAACATGTGGTGAGGTTATATGAAGTTCCTAAGGACATTGTGTTAGATCGAGATGCCCGGTTTATTTATCGATTTTGGCAAGATTTGCAAgagatgatgggaactaccttgaagatgagtactgctttttATCCTGGAACAGATGGAAAGACAtag
- the LOC141628350 gene encoding uncharacterized protein LOC141628350: MASTSSSAPSLTTVSWLRSFMERFKLEKNCSNFTDWEAQLRLAAEGDDKLKYLTEASPVTPIARSTPAVREAFETYQKESAAVKNVLIFSMEPNLQRSAIKMSTAYEIYTRLVTMFSRAPRIIQYEAASQFFDLNIKEGQKLSPHVLKMIEYVETLKLQGVDIPEQLVIDRVLHSLSCIKGYIQLRVNYNMQYLKTDLHELYNMLVQAKKDMGLDASTRKDVLNINAKSKGKFKKSANKGKKPTSYKGKEKPIENSS; encoded by the coding sequence ATGGCATCCACTAGCTCATCCGCACCATCTCTCACTACCGTTTCATGGCTTCGATCCTTTATGGAGCGTTTCAAACTCGAAAAGAATTGTTCGAATTTCACCGATTGGGAAGCGCAACTTCGCTTAGCCGCGGAAGGTGATGACAAACTCAaataccttaccgaggcctctcccgttACTCCTATTGCTAGGTCAACACCCGCGGTTAGGGAGGCCTTTGAGACCTATCAAAAAGAATCCGCCGCAgtcaagaatgtcttgattttcTCCATGGAACCTAATCTTCAAAGGAGTGCCATAAAGATGAGTACCGCCTATGAGATATACACtagacttgtgaccatgttttcacgagctcctaggatTATTCAATATGAAGCAGCTTCTCAATTCTTTGACCTCAATATCAAAGAAGGACAAAAGTTGAGTCCTCATGTGCTCAAAATGATTGAGTATGTTGAGACCCTCAAGTTGCAAGGGGTTGATATCCCCGAGCAACTAGTGATTGACCGAGTGCTTCACTCCTTAAGTTGTATCAAGGGCTATATTCAGCTTAGAGTAAACTACAACATGCAATACTTGAAAACCGATCTCCATGAGTTGTACAATATGCTTGTTCAAGCCAAAAAGGACATGGGGCTTGATGCAAGCACTAgaaaggatgtgctcaacatcaaTGCAAAGAGTAAGGGAAAGTTTAAGAAAAGTGCTAACAAGGGTAAGAAGCCCACTTCCTACAAAGGTAAGGAGAAACCTATTGAGAATAGCTCTTAA